The genomic region TGCCCCCGAGCAGGCATCTCGTCTTTACATCTTGCGCGGCGGGGCCTACTATTCACCTTCGCTGGTGTGCAGTTCTGCCCAGCGAAACTACAGCGACGCGTCGCAGCCATCCATGTACTGGGGCTTCAGGATCGTGATGGAGATGGTCGGCAAGTGAAACGCTATGGGGCAACCATTCCGGCCGGCTGCATGGCCCTCGCGGCGGCATCGTGCGCGTCGATCGACTTAAGTACGCTGGGACTGGGCCACCCGGCCACCCTGCCCGTCGAGACGCGCTTCGCATTCACGAACCTGTCAAGCAAGGCCTACGCCGCCCTGGCAATTCGAGCCCATGGCGACACGGACTACGAGACCCTGCCGCTCTTGCCTCCCGGAGGAACCTATCGCGGAGACTTCGGCTCGGTGCTGGGCCACGCCTGCCCCGGCTCACTCGACGTTCGCCTTCTGCTCTATCGCCGCGTCAACGCCTCGATCCCCATCGGCCTGGATGCCGGGGAGACGGTCGCATCGGAGCCTCTCGCTGGCGGCGAGATCCTCGACGTTCCAGCCTGCGATGTGGAACCGGTGGAGGTCTACACCATTGTGAACTGGGACGCGCCGGAGGGGACGGCCCGCCTCAAGTTCGCCCAGGATACGCCGGTAGATGCGTGGATTCGCCAATCAGGTCGTTTTCCCAATGCCGATGCCGCGTGGCAGACCGTCGGGCTGGACCCCGGCCTGGCCGGCCTCCAACCTCCCGAACCGGCCTTGGACGCGGCCATCGCCGGCCGGGTCGTCGATCGCGACGGCGCTGGAATCGAAAACATCGGCGTCCTGCTACGCACGCGATGGAGGGCCCGGCTCGATGACGCCGACGCCGGCAACGATCCCGACAGCGGTTACAGCGATCCGATCGCGGTGACCCGGACCGATGCCTCCGGCCGCTTTAGCCTGGATCGTCCGCCGGGCGCCTACCGGGTCGAGGTCTTTCAGGACGGATACCTGTTCCGGCCGGACGTGATCGACGTTGAAACGCCGCTGGATGGCATCGTGTTTGTGGCGGAACCCCAGTGAGAGTGTGGCGGATACACAATCCGTGTCACCGACCGACGCCCCGGCGCGGCGTGACTCCCATCGGCGGCCCGGCCCTCTTCGGTCTCGCGACAGCCCTGCCCGTTCTCCTTGCCAGTTGTCCCTTCCTGACGCCCGCGTTCAACCCTTTCCAGGATCTGCCGGCGGTGGCCGTCGATGGGCAACCTCACCTGCTCGAGTACGACGTCGCCCCCTTGGGCTGGCTTGACGCCGACCAGGTCCTTCGGCTTCAGGTGACCGGCGAATCGATCGCTGCCGTCCTGATTCTGGCGGCCGATCCGCAGCGACCGGATATCGGACTGCTGGCCGGCGGGGGACCGCCCGGAGCGTTCTTCAACTACCGCGTCCAGGAGGCAGGCCACTACTTCGTGTACGTGCTGTTCGACCCTTCGTCAGACAGCACCCGTCGGCAGGCGATACTCACCGCCGAGAATGGCGATTCAGGACATCGGCCGCCCGCCAGACAGACGGTCCGCGTCGTGTTCGACGAGGGCTACCTCACTCGGCCTGGCCTGGTCGACCCCAACTCGTTCACCGCCGACGAACGGCAGTTCCTGTCGGATATCAGCCCCCTGGTTCGAGAGGGTGTGCTTCAAAGGCTGCGGACAGTCTTCCGGGACACCCCCATTGATGTCCTCGCTGATACCGACCCCTTGCCGGCCTCTCCGTATTCCCAGCTCGAGTTCTCACCCGAGCGGAAACTCGCCCCGCCGGGCGAGACCTTCGACGCCGCCGTGCCGCCGCCGACCTCGGAACAGGCTTCCTGCCAGATCGCAGTCATCTTCGGCGAGATCCTGCCCAGCGGTTCCTACATCGATCCTGGTAATCAGAGGTACGACGACCGTGCCGTCGTCTACGTGGGCAGCTTCCAGGGACGGGGGGCCGACTGTCGCTCGGCCGCAATCAACTCGGTCAACAACATCGTCCTGGGCCTGTCTCACACCGCGGCCCACGAGATCGGTCATCTGGTCGGCCTCTATCATGTGCCTCTGACCGATATCATGAACCGCTCGCCGACGCTGGCCTTCCAGCGAGAGCTTGCCTTTGAGAGTGGCCAGCTTCTCGTCGAGGGGGGTGGGCAATCGCAGGTGCTGACCACCATCGTTCAGAATCCGAATGTCTACTTCCGCTTGGCGTTTCAGCAGTAGCCAGGAGGTTCGATCGGAACATGGCTGTGTCCTCCCCCTCCACGACACCGTGGCCTCAAGTGCTCTCCATGCGTCAACGGACCGAGGCGTTCAACGGCTGTCTGCGGGAACGGCTCGACTCGCTCGTGCCTGTGGCCATGCGCGAGGCCGGCATCGACATGTGGCTCATCCTCTGCCAGGAGGATAACCCCGACCCCCTCCTGGCAACCATGATGCCGATGGACACGTGGTGGCCGATTCTCCAGATCCTGATCTTCCACGATCGCGGGCCAGACGCCGGCGTCGAACGAATCAACCTCTCCATGGTCGACACCAAGGACCTCTACCTCCGCCCGTGGACCGGACGGGGCGAGACGGAACAGTGGCAGCTGTTGAAGACAATCGTGTCCGAGCGAGCCCCCCGGTGGATCGGCGTCAATATCGGGCGAGTCCAGTGGGCGGCCGGCGGCCTGACCCACAATCTATATGGCCAGTTGGCCCATGCCTTGCCTGATGGATACGCGGGAAGGTTGACGTCCGCCGAGGTTGCCTGCACGCGGTGGCTGGCCACCCTGACGCCGCAGGAAATGCCCTTGTTCCGGCATGTCGTGCAGGTCGGGCGACAGATCATCGCCCGCTGTTACTGCCGCGAGGCGATCACGCCCGGCGTGACCATGCCCGAGGATCTTCGGTGGTACTACTGGCAGTGCTGCGCCGATCTGGGCCTGCAGACTTCATTCCTGCCGTATTTCACGCTGCGGCAATCACCCGACAACGTCAAGGCTTTCGGTGCCGATGGGGTGATTCGTCAAGGCGACTGTGTCGTCTGCGACGTGGGTATTCGCTACCTGGGGATGTGCAGCGATCATCAGCAGTGGGCTTATGTTCTACGGGAAGGTGAACGGGCCGCTCCGGACGGCTTGCGCCGCCTGATGGCGGAATGCAATCGGCTTCAGGATGTCTTCATGAGCGAATTCCGCCCCGGACTGAGCGGCAATGAACTGCTGAAACGCATCCTGGATCGGGCGCGTGCCGAGGGCGTGCCCAACCCCAGGGTCTACTCGCATTCGCTGGGACATCTGCTCCACGAACCGGGTCCGCTGATCGGGCTTCCGTGGGAACAGGAGCGGTGCCCCGGGCGGGGGGATGTGAAACTGGAATACGACACCTGCTTCACCATGGAGCTGTCCATCGAGGCTCCGCTGCCCGACTGGAAGATCGAGGCCTTCCGCTTCAATATGGAAGAGGACGTCGCCTTCACCCGGGAGGGCTGCAGGGTCGTCGACGCTCGCCAGACCGAGTTCTACCTCGTCTGATTGCGTCCCTGCATCGGGCCCCCTGCTGCAGGCCGGCCGCTGAGGTTCACTCCATCATCTTGGTCACGCCCGGGAGGGGTAGCGGATACTCGCCTGTCTTCCGGTCCGGCTTGGTCGGCGGCTCCATGTCGAGCGCGGTCTTCTCCGGCAGCGGTCCATGGCTGAACTGCGATTTCCACGCTCCGTTCATGGTGTGCGATTTGCCATCGTAGCAGACCAGCTGGCCCAGGACCGTCGCCATGGTGCTGCCGACCATGTGATAGCCGCTGTTGACGGGCTTACGGTTGCGGATGGCCTCGATGAGCGCCTTCTGTTCGACCAGGCATGGATCCGGCACCTGCCCCTCGTACTTCCATTTCTTCTCCCCCTCGATGCGACAATCGCCCAGGTAGCAGGTGCCCTTGGTACCCATGATGATGTCGCTGAAGTTCCCGTAGGCTCCAGTCTGCGTTCGGCACAACGCGTAGACTCGAGGGCCCGACTCGTACTCGTAGACCACCGTGTGGTGATCGAACATGTCACCGTATTGCTCGCCGAAGGACGCCGAGCGTCCGGCCAGTCCAAAGGCCCAGGTGGGCATCTCCTCCTTCAGCGCCCAGGATGCCCGGTCGAAATTGTGGACCAGCGACTGGGGCACGTCGTCGCCCGAAAGCCAGCAGAAGTGGTACCAGTTGCGAAAGTGGTACTCCATCTCCGTCCATTGGGGATTCCGGGGCACCACCACGTAGGGGGCTCGCAAGAACATGCACTGGATGGCGACAATGTCGCCGATGACCCCATCGTGAATCCGTTTCATGCACTCCCGATAGCCGGCGTGCCAGCGACTCTGCAACCCCGACAGGAGGCTCAGCCCTTTCTCCTTCGCCAGCTCGCCGGCGGCTTTCATCCGCTTGACGCCAACCGGATCGATCCCGTGGGGCTTCTCCACGAAAACGTGCTTGCCGGCCTGCAAAGCGACTTCGCTGTACATCGGGTGGAACTTGCTTGCACAGGCGATCAGCACGAGATCAGCCGACTCAATGACCTTCCTGTAACCGTCTAGCCCGGCAAAGCAGTGGTCGTCGTCAACCTGAACCTGCTCGGGGTACTTCTCCTTCAGGTGCTTGCGGCTGTTCAGGACCTTGTCGTGGAAGACATCGCACATCGCGACCAGCTTCACGTACCGCCCGGCAGCCATGCTCTGGGCCGCGGCATCGGTGCACCGGCCGCCGCTGCCGATCATGCCGATGCGAATCGTCTCATCACCCGCGGCGTGGACATGGCCAGCCATGCTCAGCGTGGCGGCGCCGGCCGCGGATATCCTCAGAAAATCACGGCGGCTCCTGGAACGTGAACGGCTCTCGGGTCTGCTGGGCGACATCATGCACACTCCTTCCTTGCCAAACGCCATCAGCGGGGCTTCACCGAGAGTATACCGGCCAAGCCCGGCTGTGGCGATAGCCTCATCCTCGCAGGGCGGGTCTTCAGCGGGCGTGCCGTGGGAGTTCGGCCCTGAGGAACCCGCTGATGAGCTCGATCATGGCGGTACGGTCGATGGGCTTCGTGGCGTAGCTGTCGCAACCGGCGGCGATGCACTTGTCGCGGTCACTGGACATGGCATGCGCGGTGAGGGCGATGACCAGCCCGTCGTAGCCGCGATCGCGCAACTGCCGGGTGGCTTCATATCCATCCAGAATCGGCATCTGCATGTCCATGAGCACCACGTCGAAGGGGTTCCCGCTGTCCCGGGCGTTGAGCGCCGCCGTCAAACCCATCTGGCCATTGTCCGTCGTGACTACCCTCGCGCCGGCCGACCGAAGTACGTGCGAGATCAGCCGCTGGTTGTCCGGGCAGTCCTCCACCAGCAGGACGACCTTCCCCTCCAGTGCCCGCCGGCCGCCGGGCTCCGGAAGAGCCTGCGCTGCCCGCGGGCAAGCCGCCGGCTCCG from Phycisphaerae bacterium harbors:
- a CDS encoding Gfo/Idh/MocA family oxidoreductase; this translates as MMSPSRPESRSRSRSRRDFLRISAAGAATLSMAGHVHAAGDETIRIGMIGSGGRCTDAAAQSMAAGRYVKLVAMCDVFHDKVLNSRKHLKEKYPEQVQVDDDHCFAGLDGYRKVIESADLVLIACASKFHPMYSEVALQAGKHVFVEKPHGIDPVGVKRMKAAGELAKEKGLSLLSGLQSRWHAGYRECMKRIHDGVIGDIVAIQCMFLRAPYVVVPRNPQWTEMEYHFRNWYHFCWLSGDDVPQSLVHNFDRASWALKEEMPTWAFGLAGRSASFGEQYGDMFDHHTVVYEYESGPRVYALCRTQTGAYGNFSDIIMGTKGTCYLGDCRIEGEKKWKYEGQVPDPCLVEQKALIEAIRNRKPVNSGYHMVGSTMATVLGQLVCYDGKSHTMNGAWKSQFSHGPLPEKTALDMEPPTKPDRKTGEYPLPLPGVTKMME
- a CDS encoding carboxypeptidase regulatory-like domain-containing protein; translation: MKRYGATIPAGCMALAAASCASIDLSTLGLGHPATLPVETRFAFTNLSSKAYAALAIRAHGDTDYETLPLLPPGGTYRGDFGSVLGHACPGSLDVRLLLYRRVNASIPIGLDAGETVASEPLAGGEILDVPACDVEPVEVYTIVNWDAPEGTARLKFAQDTPVDAWIRQSGRFPNADAAWQTVGLDPGLAGLQPPEPALDAAIAGRVVDRDGAGIENIGVLLRTRWRARLDDADAGNDPDSGYSDPIAVTRTDASGRFSLDRPPGAYRVEVFQDGYLFRPDVIDVETPLDGIVFVAEPQ
- a CDS encoding M24 family metallopeptidase gives rise to the protein MRQRTEAFNGCLRERLDSLVPVAMREAGIDMWLILCQEDNPDPLLATMMPMDTWWPILQILIFHDRGPDAGVERINLSMVDTKDLYLRPWTGRGETEQWQLLKTIVSERAPRWIGVNIGRVQWAAGGLTHNLYGQLAHALPDGYAGRLTSAEVACTRWLATLTPQEMPLFRHVVQVGRQIIARCYCREAITPGVTMPEDLRWYYWQCCADLGLQTSFLPYFTLRQSPDNVKAFGADGVIRQGDCVVCDVGIRYLGMCSDHQQWAYVLREGERAAPDGLRRLMAECNRLQDVFMSEFRPGLSGNELLKRILDRARAEGVPNPRVYSHSLGHLLHEPGPLIGLPWEQERCPGRGDVKLEYDTCFTMELSIEAPLPDWKIEAFRFNMEEDVAFTREGCRVVDARQTEFYLV